TTTCGGCACCGTATGAGCCGCGGGTGTTTGCGCGGGGCAATCCATCGAGGCCGACGCGGGCGGTGTCGCGGTCCGTGCCGCGGGTGCTGACCGGGGGCGAGGTGCGACCGTTTGGGGCGGGGGACAGCGGCCGGCTCGAACTGGCGGAAGCCATCGGATCGCCGGACAATCCGCTGACGGCGCGGGTGATCGTGAACCGGATCTGGATGCAGCATTTCGGAGAGCCCCTGGTGGGGTCGCCTTCGGATTTCGGGACGCGAAGCGATCCGCCGACGCATCCGGAGCTGCTGGACTGGCTGGCGAGCGAGTTCATGGCCGGAGGCTGGAGGTGGAAGCCGTTGCATCGGTTGATTGTGTTGAGTGGGGCGTTCGCCCAGGGGACAGCCCTCGGCGGGGGCGGGGTCGGGGAGGGAGGTGGTCCGACGTACGAGGGGTATCCAAGGCGGCGCCTCGATCTCGAAGCCATGCGGGACACGCTGCTGTTCGTCTCCGGAAGGCTCGATCCGGCGATGGGCGGGCGTCCGGTGGATGTGGCGGGGGATGCGGGAAACCGGCGAAGGACGGTGTACGGGCTGGTGGACCGCCAGAATCTGCCGGGGCTGTTCCGGGCCTTTGACTTCGCGACGCCGGATCAGTGCGTGGAACGGCGGCCGTACACGACGGTGCCGCAGCAGGCGTTGTTTGCGATGAACGCGCCGTTCACGATCGAACAGGCGAAGGCCCTCGCGGCGGCGACGGAACGGATCCCGGAGGCCGGGGAGCGGGTCGGGGCGATGGTGCGTCAGGTGCTTGGGCGCCGGGCGCAGGAAGGTGAGATTCGGAAGGCGCTGGCCTTCGTGGAGGGGGAGGGGGATTCCGAGGCGGAGCGGGGGACGCTTTCGGCGTGGGAACAGCTGGCGCAGGTGTTTTTGATCAGCAACGAAGCGGTGTTTCTCGACTGAAGCGAAGCCGGCCATGAACGCGTTTGAACATCTGCCTCCCCGATACCTGACCCGGCGCCAGATGCTGCGGCAGATGGGAACCGGACTGGGCCTGCTCGGGCTGGTGGGGGCCCTCGACCGGGAGGGGGCGCTGGTGCCCCGGGTGCAGGGCGTGACAGCACTGGATCCGCTGGCGCCGAAGCCGCCGCCGTACCCCGCGCGGGCGAAGCGGATCATTCACATCTATCTGAATGGCGGGCCCTCGCAGGTGGACACCTTCGACCCCAAGCCGTCGCTGCGGCAGTGGGCCGGGCGGGTGATTCCCTCGGGGAACCTGACCACCGAACGGCCGCTGGGGGCGGCGCTACCGTCGCCCTTCGCGTTTCAGCGGTACGGGCAGAGCGGGATCGAGATCAGCGAGATTTTTCCCCGGACGGCGGAGCATGCGGACAAGCTGTGCCTCATCCGGTCGATGCAGGCCAACACGCCGAATCACGAGCAGTCGATGCGGCTGATGAACTGCGGGGACGAGCGGCTGTCGCGTCCGAGCTACGGTGCGTGGATCACCTACGGTTTGGGGACGGAGAACCGGAATCTGCCGGGGTTCATCGCCATGTGCCCGGGGTTGCCGGTGTCGGACGTGTCGAACTGGCGGTCGGCCTTTCTGCCGGGGATTTACCAGGGGACGCACATCGACACGAGGAAGCGGCGTCCGGAGGAACTGATCGAGAACATCGTCAATGCGCATCTGACGCCGGCCGCGCAGCGGCGACAGCTCGATCTGCTGGCGGAATTCAATGCCGAGCATCAGCGGGGGCGCGGGGACGATCCGAAGCTTGAGGCGCGCATCCAGTCGTTCGAGCTGGCGTACCGCATGCAGTTGGAGGCGACGGACGCATTCGATGTGGACAAGGAACCGGCGGCGATCCGGGAGATGTACGGGGACACGGTGCAGGCGCGTCAGTTGCTGATCGCGCGGCGGCTGGTCGAGCGGGGGGTGCGGGTGGTGCAGTGCTACCACGGGGACGTGCAGCCCTGGGACAGCCACGACATGATCGCCGACGCGCACCGGAAACTGGCGAGGGAAGTGGATCAGGGGATTGCGGCGTTGCTGACCGACCTGGAACAGAGGGGTCTGCTGGAGGAAACCCTGGTCCTGTGCGGGGGCGAGTTTGGGCGGACGCCGGCGGTGGAACTACCTGCGCCGGGGACACCGGGCAACGGGCAGGGACGGGATCACAACCACTACGGCTTCACGGTCTGGCTGGCGGGTGGGGGGGTGAAGGGCGGGCACGTGCACGGGGCGACGGACGAATTCGGATTTCAGGCGGTGGAGAAGCCGGTGCATGTGCATGACCTGCACGCGACGTTGCTGCACCTGCTGGGATTCGACCACGAGGAACTGACCTACCGGTACGCGGGCCGGGATTTCCGGCTGACCGATGTGGGGGGCCATGTGGTGAGGGAGATCCTGGCTTGAGGTTCAGGACCGGATCATCGTGAGGATCATGCGGAAGGGTTGCCGGGCGAGGACGGCGTGGGGCTGGCCGGCGGGCATGAGGAGCAGTTCGCCGGGGCGAACGGTGTGAGGTTGTCCGGCGATGGTGATCTGGGCCTCTCCGGAGATGCCCTGAACGAGGGCATCGAAGGGGGCGGTGTGTTCGCTGAGGCCCTGTCCGGCATCGAAGGCGAAGAGCGTGACGGTACCGGTGGGGCGACGAAGGATCTCACGACTGACGATGGCGCCGGGCTGGACGCGGACCCAGGTGTCGATGGCGACCGTTTGGGAGTCGGGCAGGCCTTTGGGTCGTTCGGGAATGGGGGGCAGCGTTTCAACCATGGCGTCAAGATAGCGCCTGGGATCGACGTGCGGATTGATGCGGGTCAAGGGAACCCGGGGAGGCTGGTCAACCGGAGGGTGTCGCGGCAGGATCGGGGGCATGTCAGGCATGGAGGCGTGGGTGGAGGGGTGGAATTCGCGGCGGCGATCGCGGCGACGACGGTTGAGCGAAGGGATGCGGGCGCTGGTCGAGGAGACCCGGCTTGGGGTGGAGGACCTGATTGCGCCGTTGTTTGTGCACGACGGCGTGGAGGCGCAGGTGCCGGTGCCGTCGTTGCCGGGGGTGGTACGATGGTCGATCGAGGGTCTGATTGGGGAATGCGGGGTCCTGGCGGAACTCGGGGTGCGGGCGGTGGCGCTGTTTCCGGTGACGCCACCGGGATTGAAGGATGCGCGGGGATCCGAGGCACTGAACCCGGACAACCTTGTGAACCGGTCGGTGCGGGCGGTGAAGCGCGCGGTGCCGGGACTGACGGTGATCACGGATGTGGCGCTCGATCCGTACACTGATCATGGGCATGACGGGTTATTGGAGGCGGCAACGGGGCGGATCGACAATGACGCGACGGTGGCGCGCCTCGCGGAGATGGCGGTGGTCCAGGCCGGTGCGGGGAGCGACTGGGTGGCGCCGTCGGACATGATGGACGGCCGGGTGGGGGCCATCCGGGCGGCCCTGGACCGGGCGGGGCGGCAGGACACCGTGATCCTCTCGTATGCGGCCAAGTTTGCCTCGGCTTATTACGGGCCGTTTCGGGACGCGGTGGGAAGCCGTGCGGCAGCCGGGGGGACGTATCTCGACAAGCGGACCTACCAGTTGAATCCGGCCAATGCCCGGGAGGCCCTGGACGACGCCTTGCGGGACGAGGCGGAAGGGGCGGATCTGCTGATGGTCAAGCCGGCGGGGCCGTATCTCGACGTGATCCGGGCCTTGCGGGAGGCGACGCGTCTGCCGGTGGCGGCGTATCAGGTGTCGGGGGAGTACGCGGCGCTGCACGCGGCATCGGAACGGGGTTGGCTGGACTTGAAGGCGGCGCGGGACGAGTCGGTGCTGGGCATCAAGCGGGCGGGGGCGGATCTGATTCTCACCTATTTCGCCCGGGCCCTGGCCGAGGATCTGCGGGGAGGAGCACGATGAGGAGCGGGGAGGTGGGGGGCATCGGGAAGCCGGGCCCGGCCGGGTGGGGGTTCCTGGGGCTGCTGTTGTTGGGTGTGGCGTTGGGCGGGGTGTCGTGCCGAACGGGGGGCAAGGTGGATCGGCACGACCGGGGGCCGTCGGTATCGGCCTGGGAGCGGGAGGTGGAGCGCTGGATGGGGACGCCGTACCGATGGGGAGGCGACACGCAGCGGGGGGTGGACTGTTCGGGGTTCGTGCAGCAGGTGCATTTCCGGGTGAGCGGGGTGCGTCTGCCGCGGACGACGGCGGAACAATTCAAGGTGGGCACCGCGGTGGCGCGGCGGGAGTTGCGTCCGGGGGACCTGGTGTTTTTCGAGACCACGGGGCGCGGGGTGTCGCATGTGGGTCTGTCGCTGGGTGGCGACCGGTTCGCCCATGCGAGCCAGTCACGGGGCGTGGTTGTCGCCGGGTTGGGCGAAGCGTACTGGACGCAGCGGTATCTCGGGGCGCGACGGGTGGTGCGGCGGGTTGGGGGCTGAATTGGGGGGGGGGCGGATCGGATTCCGGCGTGGCGGAAGTGACTGGCGGACGCGCGAATACGCCATTTCCAATCCCGGAGGTCTTCTTGACACGGTGAAATCCGGACCCTTAGCCTCGCCCGTCCGCCGCATTCCGAGCCAGAGAGTCTGGCATAGGCCCGCAGTTTGTGACGAAGACGTCATGACGGAGTGACGGGGATCGTGCCCTCAATGAGAAACCCTGCCGACAATAACTCCGATTCATAACGAACCTTTATGACACAACCGACCAGGAGAAAGCTCTGGACGCTGGCCTGCCTCACGGCGGCGTTCGGGTGGATGTCTGCACAAGCCGCCGCACCGGCGACGCCACAGGGCTATATCAAGGCGAAGGAATTCCTGAACATTGGGGGTACCGCCATCACCGATCTGACCGGGAACGCGAAGTTTCCCGACCGTCCGGACCTGGTGGCCTATCCGACGTACTTCGAGTGGCCTCAGGCCGATCCGCCCGACATCAACACGCCGCCGCCGGGGGATGTGAAGAACAACTACGGCGTGCAGATCATTGGCTACTTCCACCCGCCGGCGACCGAAGCCTATACGTTCTATCTGTCCGCCGACGACAACGCCGAATTGTGGTTGAGCACGGACGAGAATCCGGCGAACAGAGTGCGGATTGCGACCGAACCTCAATGGAACAACCCGCGGGACTATTTCGGGACGGACCGGCGACCGAACGCGGAGAACATTTCGGCTCCGATCAACCTGGTGCAGGGCCGGGCGTATTACATCGAGGCCCTGATGAAGGAAGGCACCGGCGGGGACAACCTTTCGGTGTCGATCGATGGGTTCCTGCCGATTTCGGGGGACATGCTTTCCGGGTTCGAGGTGGGTCAGGCGCCGGTGATCCTGGCGCAGCCTGCGGATGCGTTTGTGTATGCCGGGGGTTCGGCGACGTTCTCGGTGGGTTTTGACATTCCGCCTCCGGGCACGTTGACGAGCATCCGCTGGCAGAAGAACAACGCGGATATTCCGGGGAGCAACGTCAGCACGCTGACCCTGCCGGTGGTGGCGGCGGACAACGGGGCCAAGATCAAGGCCATTCTGACCACTTCGGTGGGCACGGTGACGTCGGAGGAAGCGACGTTGACGGTGGCGTCGCTGGCGAATGAATTCACGCCGGGCGTGGTGAAGTTCGAGGCCTACCACGACATTGCGGGGACGGCGGTGGATCTTCTGCTGGACGATCCGAAGTATCCGGATGCGCCGGACAACGTGGCGCTGCTGGGGGCGATCGACACGCCGAACGGGTATGGGGACAACTATGGGGCGCGGGTGACGGGGTTCTTCATTCCGCCGACGACCGGGCAGTACCGGTTTTTCATCCGTAGCGACGACGCCTCGCGCTTTTATTTGAACACGACGGCGGGCGGAGCGACACCGGATGCGTTCCTGGATGTACCGATCGCCGAGGAGACGGGGTGTTGCGGGGCGTTTCTGGAACCGGACGACGACATGGGGCAACCCTACGAGACGTCGCTGGCGATCCCGTTGACGGGCGGGCAGCGTTACGCCTTTCTGGCGTTGGTGAAGGAAGGGGGCGGCGGAGATTTCCTGCAGGTGGCGGTGCGACGGGAGGGCGACACCACGCCGGCGGGTTCGCTGGTGCCGCTGGGCGGGTCGATGGTGGGGGTGAATGCCAAGCCCAGTCTGGGCACGCCGCAGATCACCGGCCAGCCGCAGGGCATTCCCCAGTTGCTGCAGGGCCGGAGCGCGGTGCTGAGCATCGCGGCGTCGGTCACTCCGACGGCCTACAACTTCCCGGTGCTGGTGCAGTGGCACCGGAACGGGACGGCGATTCCGGGCGCCACCGGCCTCAGCTACAGCATCGCCTCGGCCTCGGCCGCCGACAGCGGCACCTACACGGCCGTGGTCAGCGCCCCGAGTGGCGAATCCGTGACCAGCGGAGAAGCGGTGGTGACCTATGTGGCCGACACGTTTGCGCCGAGGATCAGCCGGGTTCAGGCCACCTCGGTCTCGACGTTGATCGTGACCTTTGATGAGCCGATCGACGTCGCGACGGCTGGGATGGCAGGGAACTACTCGATCTCGGGCGGCGTGACCATTTCGGCGGCCACGGCGTCGGGCAGTTCCGTGCTGTTGAGCACCAGTGCCCTGACAGTCGGGGCAGACTACACGCTGACCGCGGGCGGGGTGCGGGACCCGTACGGGAACACGATGGCGGCGGGAACGACGGCGAACTTCCGCGCGAATGTGGTGTCGTATGCCGACGTGATTCTCGCGGACGGGCCGATCCTCTATTATCGGTTCGAGGAAGGGACCGGCCAGAGGACGGTGAATCTGGGCACGGCGGGTTCGGCGGCGGACGGGCTGTGGATGACGGGCTTCGGCCCGGACGATTCCTCGCCGACCGACGTGAGTTTTGGCGAGGGACCGCGGCCGAGCGAGTTCTTCGGTTTTGCGGCGAGCAACCGGTCGGCCCGGTTCA
This genomic stretch from Verrucomicrobiia bacterium harbors:
- a CDS encoding DUF1501 domain-containing protein, with translation MLRQMGTGLGLLGLVGALDREGALVPRVQGVTALDPLAPKPPPYPARAKRIIHIYLNGGPSQVDTFDPKPSLRQWAGRVIPSGNLTTERPLGAALPSPFAFQRYGQSGIEISEIFPRTAEHADKLCLIRSMQANTPNHEQSMRLMNCGDERLSRPSYGAWITYGLGTENRNLPGFIAMCPGLPVSDVSNWRSAFLPGIYQGTHIDTRKRRPEELIENIVNAHLTPAAQRRQLDLLAEFNAEHQRGRGDDPKLEARIQSFELAYRMQLEATDAFDVDKEPAAIREMYGDTVQARQLLIARRLVERGVRVVQCYHGDVQPWDSHDMIADAHRKLAREVDQGIAALLTDLEQRGLLEETLVLCGGEFGRTPAVELPAPGTPGNGQGRDHNHYGFTVWLAGGGVKGGHVHGATDEFGFQAVEKPVHVHDLHATLLHLLGFDHEELTYRYAGRDFRLTDVGGHVVREILA
- a CDS encoding cupin domain-containing protein is translated as MVETLPPIPERPKGLPDSQTVAIDTWVRVQPGAIVSREILRRPTGTVTLFAFDAGQGLSEHTAPFDALVQGISGEAQITIAGQPHTVRPGELLLMPAGQPHAVLARQPFRMILTMIRS
- the hemB gene encoding porphobilinogen synthase translates to MSGMEAWVEGWNSRRRSRRRRLSEGMRALVEETRLGVEDLIAPLFVHDGVEAQVPVPSLPGVVRWSIEGLIGECGVLAELGVRAVALFPVTPPGLKDARGSEALNPDNLVNRSVRAVKRAVPGLTVITDVALDPYTDHGHDGLLEAATGRIDNDATVARLAEMAVVQAGAGSDWVAPSDMMDGRVGAIRAALDRAGRQDTVILSYAAKFASAYYGPFRDAVGSRAAAGGTYLDKRTYQLNPANAREALDDALRDEAEGADLLMVKPAGPYLDVIRALREATRLPVAAYQVSGEYAALHAASERGWLDLKAARDESVLGIKRAGADLILTYFARALAEDLRGGAR
- a CDS encoding C40 family peptidase; amino-acid sequence: MRSGEVGGIGKPGPAGWGFLGLLLLGVALGGVSCRTGGKVDRHDRGPSVSAWEREVERWMGTPYRWGGDTQRGVDCSGFVQQVHFRVSGVRLPRTTAEQFKVGTAVARRELRPGDLVFFETTGRGVSHVGLSLGGDRFAHASQSRGVVVAGLGEAYWTQRYLGARRVVRRVGG
- a CDS encoding Ig-like domain-containing protein; the protein is MTQPTRRKLWTLACLTAAFGWMSAQAAAPATPQGYIKAKEFLNIGGTAITDLTGNAKFPDRPDLVAYPTYFEWPQADPPDINTPPPGDVKNNYGVQIIGYFHPPATEAYTFYLSADDNAELWLSTDENPANRVRIATEPQWNNPRDYFGTDRRPNAENISAPINLVQGRAYYIEALMKEGTGGDNLSVSIDGFLPISGDMLSGFEVGQAPVILAQPADAFVYAGGSATFSVGFDIPPPGTLTSIRWQKNNADIPGSNVSTLTLPVVAADNGAKIKAILTTSVGTVTSEEATLTVASLANEFTPGVVKFEAYHDIAGTAVDLLLDDPKYPDAPDNVALLGAIDTPNGYGDNYGARVTGFFIPPTTGQYRFFIRSDDASRFYLNTTAGGATPDAFLDVPIAEETGCCGAFLEPDDDMGQPYETSLAIPLTGGQRYAFLALVKEGGGGDFLQVAVRREGDTTPAGSLVPLGGSMVGVNAKPSLGTPQITGQPQGIPQLLQGRSAVLSIAASVTPTAYNFPVLVQWHRNGTAIPGATGLSYSIASASAADSGTYTAVVSAPSGESVTSGEAVVTYVADTFAPRISRVQATSVSTLIVTFDEPIDVATAGMAGNYSISGGVTISAATASGSSVLLSTSALTVGADYTLTAGGVRDPYGNTMAAGTTANFRANVVSYADVILADGPILYYRFEEGTGQRTVNLGTAGSAADGLWMTGFGPDDSSPTDVSFGEGPRPSEFFGFAASNRSARFTGQDDLLWLDAQLQLLNNLGAFTLEYWVKPANRVSDPTTFGNRIGIVGQNDAVEYGFINPNTIQIWTPGGGSLDTTYTFPDNTWHHVATIADGTSIKNYFNGVFINQITQSSANYGSSDFSVRIGGGGVFDGSGNHFTGEIDEVAIFDKAIPADRVAAHFRAGKEGGSAPGSDPATLIVSRTATGVTLAWEGGGTLETAPAVTGPWTPVAGASSPHAVLSSGAAAYYRVSQ